A genomic window from Haladaptatus caseinilyticus includes:
- a CDS encoding NAD(P)/FAD-dependent oxidoreductase, translated as MIGIVGGGIAGLAAAYRLQQHDYDVQVFEASDDVGGLAATYETNGDRIEKFYHHLSASEETIIDLIDELGLGDDLEWPIGKNAYYVDGVVHPLDKPWEILAYPHMSAYDKFRLTLLTQEIDIRGGIPKFDTYERLEDFEDVPIDEFLIEHTSRGVYENFFGPLLDAKFGSRKEDVSAAWLLGRIKFRGERDLLRGEPLGYLRGGFGRLIDALVEEVGEENITTGVRVSDIDTADGEVRSLSTETAQTAATAAAADGGTTTETHDVDSVIVAAMPNVLESLTGYECDIDFQGAVCALVTMDESLTDTYWLNIGHEAPFGALIEHTNYIPPERYGGDHLLYVASYIQDYEEELWQMNDDDIEDLWLDHIEGMFPQWNRDAVKQFRLARNPRAAPVYERGYLDMVVPYDLGDDIADGIYYAGMASKAQYPERSLNGGIVAGYECADRIAGKKQVVSPR; from the coding sequence ATGATAGGTATCGTCGGCGGGGGAATCGCCGGATTGGCCGCCGCCTACCGCCTCCAACAGCACGACTACGACGTGCAGGTGTTCGAAGCGAGCGACGACGTCGGCGGACTCGCCGCGACGTACGAGACGAACGGCGACCGCATCGAGAAGTTCTACCATCATCTCTCCGCGTCGGAAGAAACCATCATCGACCTCATCGACGAACTCGGACTCGGCGATGATCTGGAGTGGCCCATCGGGAAAAACGCCTACTACGTCGATGGTGTGGTCCACCCTCTCGACAAGCCGTGGGAAATCCTCGCTTACCCGCATATGAGCGCCTACGACAAGTTCCGTCTCACCCTGCTGACGCAGGAAATCGACATTCGAGGCGGCATCCCGAAGTTCGACACCTACGAGCGATTGGAGGATTTCGAGGACGTCCCCATCGACGAGTTCCTCATCGAACACACCTCCCGCGGCGTTTACGAGAACTTCTTCGGCCCGCTTCTGGACGCGAAATTCGGAAGCAGAAAAGAGGACGTGAGTGCGGCGTGGCTCCTCGGACGGATCAAGTTCCGCGGCGAGCGCGACCTCCTGCGTGGGGAACCCCTCGGCTACCTTCGCGGTGGCTTCGGGCGTCTCATCGATGCCCTCGTCGAGGAAGTCGGCGAGGAAAACATCACGACCGGTGTACGAGTCAGCGATATCGATACCGCGGATGGCGAGGTTCGGTCGCTTTCGACCGAGACGGCCCAAACGGCGGCGACGGCCGCTGCGGCGGACGGCGGAACGACGACGGAAACCCACGACGTGGATAGCGTCATTGTCGCGGCGATGCCGAACGTCCTCGAAAGCCTCACGGGGTACGAATGTGACATCGATTTCCAAGGGGCGGTCTGCGCGCTCGTGACTATGGACGAATCGCTGACCGACACCTACTGGCTGAACATCGGTCACGAGGCGCCGTTCGGTGCGCTCATCGAACACACGAACTACATTCCGCCGGAGCGCTACGGTGGCGACCACCTGCTCTACGTCGCGAGTTACATTCAGGACTACGAGGAGGAGTTGTGGCAGATGAACGACGACGACATCGAAGACCTGTGGCTCGATCACATCGAAGGGATGTTCCCGCAGTGGAACCGTGATGCGGTGAAACAGTTCCGACTCGCGCGGAACCCTCGCGCCGCGCCGGTGTACGAACGCGGCTACCTCGATATGGTCGTTCCCTACGACCTCGGCGACGACATCGCGGACGGTATCTACTACGCGGGAATGGCGAGCAAGGCCCAGTATCCCGAACGCAGTCTGAACGGCGGTATCGTCGCGGGCTACGAATGTGCCGACAGGATAGCCGGCAAAAAGCAAGTCGTCAGTCCGAGATAA
- the mptA gene encoding GTP cyclohydrolase MptA, whose translation MKQQLPDVQATEPDVTVGLNRVGVTGVEKLVEIARPDKRPYVLTAEFDVLVDLPSWRKGADMSRNMEVVDEVLEDAVSEPTYRVEDVCGDAAERLLEKHEYTTKAEVQMEAEFMVRDTTPESGRPTQATVDIIASATATEEETKEEIGARVTGMTVCPCSQGMMGGRAKKKLLDLGVGEQEVKEFLRDVPQAGHSQRGHATLTVESAGAPEVDLHELIEVARDSMSARIYNLAKRPDEDHMTFQAHADAKFVEDCVRDMAHGVVEQFPDLPDDAVVTMKQSNDESIHQHNAHAERMAEVGKLREEVAENEADE comes from the coding sequence ATGAAACAGCAACTTCCCGACGTGCAGGCGACGGAACCCGACGTGACGGTCGGGTTGAACCGAGTCGGCGTGACGGGTGTCGAAAAGTTGGTCGAAATCGCCCGCCCCGACAAACGACCCTACGTTCTGACCGCCGAGTTCGACGTGCTCGTCGACCTCCCGAGTTGGCGCAAAGGCGCCGACATGAGCCGAAACATGGAGGTCGTGGACGAGGTCCTCGAAGACGCCGTCAGCGAACCGACCTACCGCGTGGAGGACGTCTGTGGCGATGCCGCAGAACGTCTGCTCGAAAAACACGAGTACACGACGAAAGCGGAAGTCCAGATGGAAGCGGAGTTCATGGTGCGCGATACGACACCCGAAAGCGGACGACCGACGCAAGCAACCGTGGACATCATCGCCAGCGCGACGGCGACCGAAGAGGAGACGAAAGAGGAAATCGGCGCGCGCGTCACGGGAATGACGGTCTGTCCCTGCTCGCAGGGGATGATGGGCGGTCGTGCGAAAAAGAAACTCCTCGACCTCGGCGTCGGCGAACAGGAGGTCAAAGAGTTCCTGCGCGACGTTCCACAGGCGGGCCACTCCCAGCGCGGACACGCCACCCTCACCGTCGAGAGCGCAGGTGCGCCGGAAGTGGACCTCCACGAACTCATCGAAGTCGCACGGGATTCGATGAGTGCCAGAATCTACAACCTCGCGAAGCGCCCCGACGAAGACCACATGACGTTTCAGGCGCACGCCGACGCGAAGTTCGTCGAGGACTGTGTCCGCGACATGGCTCACGGCGTGGTCGAACAGTTCCCCGACCTGCCGGACGATGCGGTCGTGACGATGAAACAGAGCAACGACGAGTCCATCCACCAGCACAACGCCCACGCGGAGCGCATGGCGGAGGTCGGGAAGCTTCGTGAGGAAGTCGCCGAGAACGAAGCGGACGAGTGA
- a CDS encoding NAD(+)/NADH kinase, translating to MNVGIVAQRGNERAATLAGRLQETLREDSVTVRIDAATAERLGTDGVDVSEMAGNDLVVSIGGDGTFLFAASGAGGTPILGVNLGEVGFLNAVAPEDAVDEVRAVVEEYYASETIPSREVPRLRAMGNDDWSVHPALNEIVVQGAQRGHGQGLDYEVHVDGIEYGSGHADGVLVSTPTGSTAYNLSEGGPLVHPGVDGLVLTEMCATDPMPPLVFDPDHEVEIHVENAPFAVVGSDGTQVRIEPPETITVSLSPEPARIAGPSPNFFGALSKLD from the coding sequence ATGAACGTCGGTATCGTCGCTCAAAGGGGAAACGAGCGGGCCGCAACACTCGCAGGGCGACTGCAGGAGACGCTCCGGGAAGACAGCGTGACAGTTCGCATCGACGCCGCGACTGCCGAGCGACTGGGCACCGACGGAGTGGACGTCTCCGAGATGGCTGGAAACGACCTCGTCGTAAGTATCGGCGGCGATGGCACGTTTCTGTTCGCCGCCAGCGGGGCGGGCGGAACGCCGATTTTGGGCGTGAACCTCGGCGAAGTCGGTTTTCTCAACGCCGTCGCACCGGAAGACGCGGTGGACGAAGTTCGGGCAGTCGTCGAAGAGTACTACGCATCCGAGACGATTCCGTCGCGTGAGGTCCCCCGACTTCGTGCGATGGGGAACGATGACTGGTCCGTCCATCCTGCACTGAACGAGATCGTTGTACAGGGCGCACAGCGAGGGCATGGTCAGGGGCTCGATTACGAAGTCCACGTTGACGGCATCGAATACGGAAGCGGTCATGCGGACGGTGTACTGGTTTCGACACCGACCGGGAGCACAGCCTACAACCTCAGCGAGGGAGGTCCGCTCGTCCACCCCGGGGTGGACGGGTTGGTTCTCACCGAGATGTGCGCGACTGACCCCATGCCACCGCTCGTATTCGACCCCGACCACGAGGTCGAAATTCACGTGGAAAACGCGCCGTTCGCCGTAGTCGGTAGCGACGGGACACAAGTCCGAATCGAACCACCGGAAACGATCACGGTTTCGCTCTCGCCTGAACCGGCACGGATCGCCGGGCCGTCTCCGAACTTCTTCGGGGCGCTCTCGAAGTTGGACTGA
- a CDS encoding KaiC domain-containing protein, translating into MTEEDDWFEAALRDDDAKTGNNDDERTNSPATSEPIADDVEDARVEKSDLNAGEVANASTESSRGFGIETEPNTAAGDSIPESDSESSDSTSESGSDSLFEDDFASAFSNAPGAGPGGNLDFGGGFDDDAGFAGSGFGGGSGGFDTDGFDDEAFESDIPRTDIGIDGLDSMIQGGIPKRTLMVAIGNAGTGKTTFGLQFLDHALSRGESAVYVTLEESHDRIIDSATEKGWPYDEYEEDGRLAIVDVDPIEMANSLSSIRSELPGLVREFDATRLVLDSVSLLEMMYEERATRRNEIYDFTRSLKEAGVTTMLTSEASDDNPYASRHGIIEYLTDAVFILQYVRSTDDFRETRLAVEIQKIRDANHSREIKPYDITNEGISVYQQANLF; encoded by the coding sequence GTGACCGAGGAAGACGACTGGTTCGAGGCCGCACTCCGGGACGATGACGCAAAGACCGGAAACAATGACGATGAAAGGACAAATTCGCCCGCTACGTCAGAACCGATCGCTGACGACGTCGAAGACGCCCGCGTCGAGAAGTCAGACCTCAACGCGGGCGAGGTGGCCAACGCCAGCACTGAATCGTCCCGCGGTTTTGGCATCGAGACGGAACCGAACACGGCCGCGGGCGACAGCATTCCGGAATCGGACTCCGAGTCGTCGGATTCCACTTCGGAATCCGGCAGTGACTCGCTGTTCGAGGATGACTTCGCGTCCGCGTTCTCGAATGCGCCCGGTGCGGGGCCGGGAGGGAACCTCGATTTTGGCGGGGGGTTCGACGATGATGCCGGATTCGCCGGTAGTGGGTTCGGAGGCGGTAGCGGCGGGTTCGATACCGATGGGTTCGACGATGAGGCGTTCGAATCGGATATTCCACGGACCGACATCGGTATCGACGGCCTCGACAGTATGATTCAGGGCGGTATCCCGAAACGTACCTTGATGGTCGCGATCGGCAACGCCGGGACCGGCAAGACGACGTTCGGACTGCAGTTCCTGGACCACGCCCTGTCGCGCGGTGAAAGCGCGGTTTACGTCACCCTGGAGGAGAGCCACGACCGAATCATCGACAGCGCGACGGAGAAAGGGTGGCCCTACGACGAATACGAGGAGGACGGCCGCCTCGCGATCGTCGATGTCGATCCCATCGAGATGGCCAACTCGTTGTCGAGCATTCGGAGTGAACTCCCCGGACTCGTCCGCGAGTTCGATGCGACCCGCCTCGTCCTCGATTCGGTATCCCTGCTCGAAATGATGTACGAGGAGCGTGCAACCCGACGAAACGAGATTTATGATTTTACCCGTAGTTTGAAGGAAGCCGGCGTTACGACGATGCTCACGAGCGAAGCGAGCGATGATAACCCCTACGCCTCGCGTCACGGAATCATTGAATATCTCACTGACGCCGTATTCATCCTCCAGTACGTCAGAAGCACGGACGATTTCCGCGAGACGAGACTCGCGGTCGAAATCCAAAAGATACGTGATGCGAACCACTCGCGCGAGATCAAACCCTACGATATCACGAACGAGGGAATCAGTGTGTACCAACAAGCTAACCTCTTCTGA
- a CDS encoding universal stress protein — protein MNKRILVPIDGSEHSEKALSYVLAEFPDAELTLLNVIDPIDVGYSSTVGMPGYSEEWYEESKANAEALFENARKTAAEHDRTVSTATEVGRPSHVIVNYAEENDFDHIVMGSHGRTGASRILLGSVAETVVRRSPMPVTVVR, from the coding sequence ATGAACAAACGGATTCTCGTTCCAATCGACGGGTCGGAGCACTCGGAGAAGGCACTGTCGTATGTGCTTGCGGAGTTCCCGGACGCAGAACTCACCCTCCTCAACGTTATCGACCCCATCGATGTCGGCTACTCTTCGACGGTCGGTATGCCGGGGTATTCCGAGGAGTGGTACGAAGAATCGAAAGCGAACGCCGAAGCGCTGTTCGAAAACGCACGGAAGACGGCGGCAGAACACGACCGGACGGTTTCGACGGCGACAGAAGTGGGGCGACCATCGCACGTCATCGTGAACTACGCCGAGGAGAACGATTTCGACCACATCGTTATGGGTAGTCATGGACGAACTGGTGCCTCCCGAATCCTTCTCGGGAGCGTCGCCGAGACTGTCGTTCGGCGCTCACCGATGCCGGTGACGGTCGTTCGGTAA
- a CDS encoding DUF7504 family protein has translation MGFESIEFRGEESSPDFSELLSELKTDGCNLLITGEVSERVSTRATRMLLGDPAADRKRILVLTDSTTRQAEPCLPTGVRLDSAGVWIIDQRSDERSISVDAKVGDVELPPRQRSGNDLWDVAEEATLAISFFDTTTDGLEPARLRLSVDSLSFLAEEHTRMEFECFLRMLTAMIRGVRGMGHYHLPMADDDTLVKRIGPLFDARIELRQRDGLVPEQRWHVPAHDRSTNWVRL, from the coding sequence ATGGGGTTCGAAAGTATCGAGTTCCGCGGCGAGGAAAGTTCCCCCGACTTCTCAGAACTGCTCTCGGAACTCAAAACGGACGGATGCAATCTCCTCATCACCGGCGAGGTATCGGAGCGCGTCAGTACACGAGCGACACGAATGCTCCTCGGAGATCCCGCCGCGGACAGGAAGCGAATACTGGTGCTGACCGATTCGACCACTCGACAGGCCGAGCCGTGTCTTCCGACAGGGGTTCGACTCGATAGCGCCGGCGTGTGGATCATCGACCAACGGAGCGACGAACGATCGATCTCAGTCGATGCCAAAGTCGGTGACGTGGAGCTTCCACCGCGGCAAAGGAGCGGAAACGACCTCTGGGACGTTGCCGAGGAAGCCACCCTCGCGATCAGCTTCTTCGACACCACGACTGACGGGTTAGAACCGGCACGACTCCGCCTTTCAGTCGATTCGCTCAGCTTTTTGGCCGAGGAGCACACCCGAATGGAGTTCGAATGTTTCCTCCGGATGCTAACCGCAATGATCAGGGGTGTCCGAGGGATGGGTCATTACCACCTCCCGATGGCCGACGACGACACCCTCGTGAAGAGGATTGGACCGTTGTTCGATGCGCGTATCGAACTGCGCCAGCGGGACGGGTTGGTTCCGGAGCAACGATGGCACGTGCCTGCTCACGACCGGAGTACCAACTGGGTACGACTCTGA
- a CDS encoding DUF7503 family protein yields MVQNVLLDSLESNPRMISILFTASLLLMQAGTALACCGGANPGP; encoded by the coding sequence ATGGTTCAGAACGTATTGTTGGACTCCCTCGAATCGAACCCACGAATGATTAGCATCCTGTTTACGGCGAGCCTATTGCTGATGCAGGCAGGGACGGCTCTCGCGTGTTGTGGGGGAGCAAACCCCGGACCTTAA
- a CDS encoding ATP-binding protein, which translates to MSDLRNFEDFGNDSGDDEETTASDAEEKESSPGDGFDRVELDPVGDDRGIGTLAVSEGLAIGEDSDDTRLRAYVTAPNRANVRIGKYLLVPYPDGEKLFCRITTLEYAQEFHSDDATEIHARRAMRSESIDETDYKFMATLEPIAVLFEDDNELKRRMTDRVPKPETVVRQARDKRDIKTGLKIPEDGVFLGHLSVGGEKVRTAAEPPTIDYRVKDDYESGDPLVFRHTLVAGGTGSGKTHGAKNILRQYLSGERTYPMEDGRDARMAVVQFDPQDEYAQMHDDNPEVSTDDERTWEREGVAYGGHDETVAFVPKVSGVSYAADHHRAEQVEFTIPFSMVEDNPWLVAGAKLNDNQYGALTFLIKRFFRNYGGNGTYQNFLSYLDDPALREELDESGRVHEATFDAVKRRVRSVPSSVFDQSAEPITDLVPQFVRSGRLSVVPTYHLPTSRAKEMVVLAVSSLLVDEKLSNSPEYSEIKETPLVVGMDEAHNFLSDAESVQAQKVIGKFTEAAKQGRKERLGLFLITQDPQDIAEPVFKQVNTTVVLNLGDEDAIKSVNIPPNLEKKVPYMEKGQMVVYSPDNSEPVELIGLPKCVTRHGRD; encoded by the coding sequence ATGAGCGATTTGCGTAATTTCGAGGACTTCGGAAATGATTCCGGCGACGACGAGGAGACAACTGCGTCGGACGCCGAAGAAAAGGAGTCGTCTCCGGGTGATGGATTCGACCGCGTCGAACTCGATCCTGTCGGTGACGACCGAGGTATCGGAACGCTTGCCGTGTCCGAGGGGTTGGCGATCGGCGAAGATAGCGACGACACGCGACTCCGCGCGTACGTCACCGCCCCGAACCGAGCGAACGTTCGAATCGGGAAATATCTGCTCGTCCCCTATCCGGATGGCGAGAAACTGTTCTGTCGAATCACGACCCTCGAATACGCACAGGAGTTCCACAGCGACGACGCTACCGAGATTCACGCCCGGCGGGCCATGCGAAGCGAATCGATAGACGAGACGGATTACAAGTTCATGGCCACGTTGGAGCCGATTGCAGTCCTTTTCGAGGACGATAACGAACTGAAACGCCGGATGACCGACCGCGTGCCGAAACCCGAAACCGTCGTCCGACAAGCCCGCGATAAACGCGACATCAAAACCGGGCTGAAAATTCCGGAGGACGGTGTCTTCCTCGGTCATCTCTCGGTCGGTGGCGAGAAAGTCAGAACCGCGGCGGAACCGCCGACGATAGATTATCGCGTAAAGGACGATTACGAGTCGGGTGACCCCCTCGTCTTCCGTCACACGCTCGTCGCCGGTGGAACCGGTTCGGGGAAGACTCACGGTGCGAAAAACATCCTTCGACAGTATCTGTCGGGCGAACGCACCTATCCGATGGAGGACGGCCGCGACGCCAGAATGGCAGTCGTGCAGTTCGACCCACAGGACGAATACGCCCAGATGCACGACGACAATCCCGAAGTGAGTACGGACGACGAACGAACGTGGGAACGCGAGGGTGTCGCGTACGGAGGCCACGACGAGACGGTCGCGTTCGTTCCGAAAGTCAGCGGCGTCTCGTACGCGGCGGACCACCACCGTGCGGAACAGGTCGAGTTCACGATTCCGTTCTCGATGGTCGAGGACAATCCGTGGCTCGTTGCGGGGGCGAAACTCAACGATAACCAGTACGGTGCGCTGACATTCCTTATCAAGCGATTTTTCCGTAATTATGGCGGGAACGGCACGTATCAGAACTTCCTTTCGTATCTGGATGACCCTGCACTCCGCGAGGAGTTGGACGAGAGCGGTCGTGTTCACGAAGCGACGTTCGACGCCGTCAAACGCCGCGTGCGATCGGTCCCGAGCAGCGTCTTTGACCAGTCAGCCGAGCCGATTACCGACCTCGTCCCCCAGTTCGTTCGCTCGGGCCGGTTGTCGGTCGTTCCGACGTACCATCTCCCGACGAGTCGCGCGAAGGAGATGGTGGTACTCGCGGTGTCCAGTCTGCTGGTCGATGAAAAACTCTCGAACTCGCCGGAGTACTCCGAAATCAAGGAAACGCCGTTAGTCGTCGGGATGGACGAAGCGCACAACTTCCTCTCCGATGCGGAGAGCGTGCAGGCACAGAAAGTCATCGGGAAGTTCACGGAGGCCGCAAAACAGGGGCGCAAGGAGCGGCTTGGACTCTTCCTCATTACGCAGGACCCCCAAGATATCGCCGAACCGGTCTTCAAGCAGGTCAACACGACCGTCGTGCTGAATCTGGGCGACGAAGACGCTATCAAGAGCGTGAACATCCCGCCGAACCTGGAGAAGAAGGTGCCGTATATGGAAAAAGGACAGATGGTCGTCTACTCACCTGACAACTCCGAGCCGGTCGAACTCATCGGTCTTCCGAAGTGCGTCACTCGCCACGGACGTGATTGA
- a CDS encoding DUF7113 family protein, whose product MLLVRGEAGGTTLTGTLYERGERAPTFKGAPDEDAPYVWVCDEFYQVESGGTAQTVSGEEVNVAFETPMPRGFDTREQAIAAAEEHIRTQFARIGVDVSEVEITVEKNVPQ is encoded by the coding sequence ATGTTACTCGTTCGCGGCGAAGCAGGGGGCACCACCCTAACCGGGACGCTGTACGAGCGGGGCGAGCGCGCGCCCACGTTCAAAGGCGCACCCGACGAAGACGCTCCCTACGTGTGGGTGTGTGACGAGTTCTATCAAGTCGAAAGCGGGGGCACCGCCCAAACGGTCTCCGGCGAGGAGGTAAACGTCGCGTTCGAGACACCGATGCCGCGCGGGTTCGACACCCGAGAACAGGCCATCGCTGCCGCAGAGGAGCACATTCGGACGCAGTTCGCGCGTATCGGCGTGGACGTGAGCGAAGTCGAGATTACGGTCGAAAAAAACGTCCCTCAGTAG
- a CDS encoding DNA double-strand break repair nuclease NurA → MTLDPVHFDGIAGLADRIDYEGEERNHQELARNVWENYLDPLYHEGIAVLEPLDDLKRRCANIENLALEDDRFETMHGLDSGTINPQPFKNGLVVDVAHAAMSSTPSDLDLHDSRTVVKAIHTNDVERNFGTDWESYSEGSKRRIVHAPRRDDHEEDIVHALALYRAESRHALDHASEVSDFLLLDGPVYPKGIIRWRDRGTVLPNLFEESEDIRTILENYVRLVEAFFERNVPLAGFVKNISAKSIIRTLRGKGVNAPWAHDAAFFSQVLERGEYEDGRYERSTDDLTLSNWFVSRAGSDSFFGSEEADRYVEREYEPEQYEVTFCVIYDPRRDLLYKVEAPRMFTADEDCRRRIERQILKEIAVAGGPPLVISKADSLANISQHSTQSLIRSFERSFDSELDANYDAIRWGRNY, encoded by the coding sequence ATGACCCTCGACCCCGTCCACTTCGATGGCATCGCCGGACTGGCCGACAGAATCGATTACGAGGGAGAAGAGCGCAACCATCAGGAACTCGCCAGAAACGTCTGGGAGAACTATCTCGACCCGTTGTACCACGAAGGTATCGCGGTTCTCGAACCCCTTGATGACCTCAAGCGACGGTGTGCGAATATCGAGAACCTCGCCCTCGAAGACGATCGGTTCGAAACGATGCACGGTCTCGACTCGGGTACCATCAACCCGCAACCGTTCAAAAACGGTCTGGTGGTAGACGTTGCACACGCCGCGATGAGTTCGACGCCGTCCGACCTCGACCTTCACGACTCCCGGACGGTCGTCAAGGCGATTCACACGAACGACGTGGAGCGGAATTTCGGTACCGACTGGGAATCCTACAGCGAAGGAAGCAAACGCCGAATCGTTCATGCACCTCGTCGGGACGACCACGAGGAAGACATCGTTCATGCACTCGCCCTGTATCGTGCCGAAAGTCGGCACGCACTGGACCATGCGAGCGAAGTATCGGACTTTCTACTACTCGACGGACCCGTGTATCCCAAAGGGATCATCCGGTGGCGTGACCGCGGGACGGTCCTCCCGAACCTTTTCGAGGAGTCGGAGGACATACGGACGATTCTCGAAAATTACGTCAGGCTGGTCGAAGCGTTCTTCGAGCGTAACGTCCCACTCGCCGGATTCGTCAAGAACATCTCCGCGAAGTCGATTATCCGAACCCTCCGGGGGAAAGGCGTGAACGCACCGTGGGCACACGACGCGGCGTTCTTCTCGCAAGTGCTCGAACGCGGGGAGTACGAAGACGGTCGATACGAGCGATCGACCGATGACCTGACACTATCGAATTGGTTCGTCTCCCGTGCGGGGTCCGACTCGTTTTTCGGAAGCGAGGAAGCCGACCGCTACGTCGAGCGGGAGTACGAACCGGAGCAGTACGAGGTGACGTTCTGCGTCATCTACGACCCGCGTCGGGATTTGCTGTACAAGGTCGAAGCGCCACGGATGTTTACGGCGGACGAAGATTGCAGACGGCGCATCGAACGGCAGATCCTCAAGGAAATCGCGGTCGCTGGGGGACCGCCGCTCGTCATTTCGAAGGCCGATTCGCTGGCCAACATCAGCCAGCACAGTACACAATCGTTGATACGGAGCTTCGAGCGGTCGTTCGACAGCGAACTCGATGCGAACTACGACGCGATTCGCTGGGGTCGCAACTACTGA
- the gpmI gene encoding 2,3-bisphosphoglycerate-independent phosphoglycerate mutase, whose protein sequence is MQAGLIVLDGWGLGSDDGGRNAIEAADTPNFDRIANVGAYGTLDVSGRRVGLPEGQMGNSEVGHLNIGAGRVVRQEYTRISDAIEADELGQNDAITDAFEYANDHDGRVHFMGLVSEGGVHSAQRHLYALIELAANRGVEAVTHAFTDGRDTSPKSGEGFLGDLQKVVGEHETGEIATVSGRYYAMDRDQNWERTKRAYDAIVNRDAEYTAETAVDAVRESYERGETDEFVEPTVISGTPALEDGDAVVFFNFRSDRARQLTRMICDIDPVWEFETHPPEIEFVMMTQYDAEFDLPVAFPPDQPEDTLGEVLAENGKTQLRLAESEKYAHVTYFLNGGREVEFDGEIRKIVESPDVPTYDQKPEMSAKEVTDTAISVIESDDPDVLVLNYANPDMVGHTGDFDAAVTAVEAVDEQLGRLVESLQAHGAHVFITADHGNADDMGTPDDPHTAHTYNAVPLVYLSPEGDNSSKIRSGGSLCDLAPTLLSVIGVPQPDAMTGESLLYR, encoded by the coding sequence ATGCAAGCGGGACTCATCGTGCTCGACGGATGGGGACTTGGAAGCGACGACGGCGGACGAAACGCCATCGAGGCCGCCGACACGCCTAACTTCGACCGAATTGCGAACGTGGGCGCGTACGGGACGCTCGACGTGTCGGGTCGCCGGGTCGGCCTTCCCGAAGGTCAGATGGGCAATAGCGAGGTCGGCCACCTCAACATCGGTGCGGGCCGCGTCGTCAGGCAGGAATACACCCGTATTAGCGACGCGATCGAGGCGGACGAACTGGGCCAAAACGACGCCATCACCGACGCCTTCGAGTATGCGAACGACCACGACGGCCGCGTTCACTTCATGGGATTGGTCAGCGAGGGCGGGGTTCACTCGGCTCAACGACACCTATACGCACTCATCGAACTCGCCGCGAATCGTGGCGTCGAGGCAGTTACACATGCCTTCACGGACGGGCGTGACACGTCACCGAAAAGCGGCGAGGGCTTCCTCGGCGACCTACAGAAAGTCGTGGGGGAACACGAAACGGGCGAAATCGCGACGGTTTCGGGTCGCTACTACGCGATGGACCGCGACCAGAACTGGGAGCGGACGAAACGTGCCTACGACGCTATCGTGAATCGAGACGCCGAGTACACGGCCGAAACCGCTGTCGATGCCGTCCGTGAATCCTACGAGCGTGGCGAGACGGACGAATTCGTGGAACCGACGGTGATTTCGGGCACCCCTGCCCTCGAAGACGGTGACGCGGTCGTCTTCTTCAACTTCCGCTCCGACCGCGCCCGCCAACTCACACGCATGATCTGTGATATCGACCCCGTCTGGGAGTTCGAAACCCACCCCCCGGAAATCGAGTTCGTGATGATGACCCAGTACGATGCGGAGTTCGATTTGCCCGTCGCCTTCCCGCCCGATCAACCGGAGGACACGCTGGGCGAGGTTTTGGCGGAGAACGGTAAAACACAGCTTCGACTCGCCGAATCCGAAAAGTACGCCCACGTTACCTACTTCTTGAACGGTGGTCGCGAGGTCGAATTCGACGGGGAAATCCGAAAAATAGTGGAGAGTCCGGACGTACCGACCTACGACCAAAAACCGGAGATGAGTGCGAAAGAGGTGACCGACACGGCCATCTCGGTCATCGAATCGGACGACCCCGACGTGCTCGTACTGAACTACGCGAACCCGGATATGGTGGGCCACACCGGCGACTTCGACGCCGCCGTCACCGCTGTCGAGGCAGTCGATGAACAGCTCGGCCGACTCGTCGAAAGCCTGCAAGCGCACGGCGCACACGTCTTCATCACGGCTGACCACGGCAACGCCGACGACATGGGGACGCCGGACGACCCACACACGGCGCACACGTACAACGCCGTTCCGCTCGTGTATCTCTCGCCGGAGGGAGACAATAGCAGTAAAATCCGCAGTGGCGGGTCGCTCTGTGACCTCGCGCCGACGCTCCTCTCGGTCATCGGGGTTCCACAACCGGACGCGATGACGGGCGAATCGCTCCTCTACCGCTGA